In the Apteryx mantelli isolate bAptMan1 chromosome 1, bAptMan1.hap1, whole genome shotgun sequence genome, one interval contains:
- the LOC136991041 gene encoding ecto-ADP-ribosyltransferase 5-like — MTLRCLLVLALAILSEQSLRSTFEWAEPPVLDKARDAFDDQYRGCTQEMEIHAKKLLSKEKAANAEFSQVWKKAEAEWSRQHSKLSLPAGFRAEYSIAVLAYTADSGLYRDFNTAVAQDGRDHRSYLRCFQYKAMHYYLTRALQVLRQDCTSTYQTEVYRGVSCLHLHPQGKTVRFGRFTSTSLDEEEAMKFGTDTFFTIRTCYGVPISCLSFMPQEQEVLIPPYECFRVVNYARSGGSNEIVLHSQNSTFSRYNCEYVKVPAHSPPLALQSFSNTTDSSSEMNNWDFG, encoded by the exons ATGACCCTCAGGTGCCTCCTGGTTCTGGCCCTGGCCATCCTCTCCGAGCAGAGCCTCCGGAGCACCTTCGAG TGGGCTGAGCCTCCGGTGCTGGACAAGGCGCGCGATGCCTTCGACGACCAGTACCGCGGCTGCACGCAGGAGATGGAGATACACGCAAAGAAGCTGCTGAGCAAGGAGAAAGCAGCCAACGCTGAGTTTTCCCAGGTGTGGAAAAAAGCGGAAGCCGAGTGGTCGCGGCAgcacagcaaactcagcctgcCAGCAGGCTTCCGGGCGGAGTACAGCATAGCCGTCCTGGCGTACACCGCTGACTCTGGGTTGTACAGGGACTTCAACACAGCGGTGGCACAGGACGGCAGGGACCATCGCTCTTACCTCCGGTGCTTCCAGTACAAAGCCATGCACTATTACCTGACCagagctttgcaggtgctgaggcAGGATTGCACCAGCACCTACCAGACGGAGGTGTACCGGGGGGTCTCCTGCCTGCACCTGCATCCCCAGGGGAAGACAGTCAGGTTTGGGAGGTTCACCTCGACCTCCCTGGATGAGGAGGAAGCCATGAAATTCGGGACGGACACCTTCTTCACCATCCGCACGTGCTACGGGGTGCCCATCAGCTGCCTGTCCTTCATGCCCCAGGAGCAGGAGGTGCTGATCCCCCCGTACGAGTGCTTCCGAGTGGTCAACTATGCCCGGAGCGGGGGCAGCAACGAGATTGTCCTTCACAGCCAAAACAGCACTTTCAGCCGCTACAACTGCGAGTACGTGAAAG tccctgctcattCCCCACCGCTGGCCCTGCAGTCCTTTAGTAACACCACTGACAGCTCTTCTGAGATGAATAATTGGGATTTTGGTtaa
- the LOC136991039 gene encoding ecto-ADP-ribosyltransferase 5-like, with translation MTLRCLLVLALAVLSEQSLRSTFEWAEPPVLDKARDAFDDQYRGCTQEMEIHAKKLLSKEKAANAEFSQVWKKAEAEWSRQHSKLSLPAGFRTEYGIAVLVYTADSGLYKDFNTAVAQDGRDRRSYLRCFQYKAMHYYLTRALQVLRQDCTSTYRPEVYRGVSCLHLHPQGETVRFGRFTSTSLDKQEAMKFGTDTFFTIHTCYGVPISRLSFMPQEQEMLIPPYECFRVVNYARSGGSNEIVLHSQNSTFSRYNCEYVKDSLEGGQRSDGTNVRRGTS, from the exons ATGACCCTCAGGTGCCTCCTGGTTCTGGCCCTGGCCGTCCTCTCCGAGCAGAGCCTCCGGAGCACCTTCGAG TGGGCTGAGCCTCCGGTGCTGGACAAGGCGCGCGATGCCTTCGACGACCAGTACCGCGGCTGCACGCAGGAGATGGAGATACACGCAAAGAAGCTGCTGAGCAAGGAGAAAGCAGCCAACGCTGAGTTTTCCCAGGTGTGGAAAAAAGCGGAAGCCGAGTGGTCGCGGCAgcacagcaaactcagcctgcCGGCGGGCTTCCGCACAGAGTACGGCATAGCCGTCCTGGTGTACACCGCTGACTCCGGGTTGTACAAGGACTTCAACACAGCAGTGGCCCAGGACGGCAGGGACCGTCGCTCTTACCTCCGGTGCTTCCAGTACAAAGCCATGCACTATTACCTGACCAGAGCTTTGCAAGTGCTGAGGCAGGATTGCACCAGCACCTACCGGCCGGAGGTGTACCGGGGGGTCTCCTGCCTGCACCTGCATCCCCAGGGGGAGACGGTCAGGTTTGGGAGGTTCACCTCCACCTCCCTGGACAAGCAGGAAGCCATGAAATTCGGGACGGACACCTTCTTCACCATCCACACGTGCTACGGGGTGCCCATCAGCCGCCTGTCCTTCATGCCCCAGGAGCAAGAGATGCTGATCCCCCCGTACGAGTGCTTCCGAGTGGTCAACTATGCCCGGAGCGGGGGCAGCAACGAGATTGTCCTTCACAGCCAAAACAGCACTTTCAGCCGCTACAACTGCGAGTACGTGAAAG ACTCCCTCGAAGGTGGGCAGCGTAGCGACGGGACCAATGtccggagaggaacctcatga
- the LOC136991040 gene encoding erythroblast NAD(P)(+)--arginine ADP-ribosyltransferase-like, which yields MERPAPATVLLLLLLLVLVVGTLVAGVAPRKRDLFPVKEVTLDMAPSSFDDRYRGCAGTMEAELAELNRTEMTGNRVYAEAWASAVSRWGEWRHAGPRPRDLKPEQEMAILAYTMQGPLHGEFNAAVREAGLSRRHYLDHFHFKTLHFLLTTGLQALRDAQPRRCRRVYRGVSGVRFGAERHRSVRFGHFASSSLRNASAWRFGRDTFFSVETCYGAVIRNFSFFPEEDEVLIPPSESFEVTGVARAGGRAIIELRSQGSFSSYNCELVQEKRCKMRPCVFSAGRSSLAAPSSLWGLLLAVNALTATGGP from the exons ATGGAGCGCCCAGCGCCGGCcacggtgctgctgctgctgctgctgctggtgctggtggtGGGGACCCTGGTGGCCGGCGTCGCCCCACGCAAGCGGGACCTCTTCCCCGTCAAGGAGGTGACGCTGGACATGGCGCCCAGCTCCTTCGACGACCGCTACCGGGGCTGCGCCGGCACCATGGAGGCCGAGCTGGCGGAGCTGAACCGCACCGAGATGACCGGCAACCGGGTCTACGCCGAGGCCTGGGCCAGCGCCGTGTCCCGGTGGGGCGAGTGGCGGCACGCGGGTCCCCGGCCGCGGGACCTCAAGCCGGAGCAGGAGATGGCCATCCTGGCCTACACCATGCAGGGGCCGCTGCACGGCGAGTTCAACGCGGCCGTGCGGGAGGCCGGGCTCTCCCGCCGCCACTACCTCGACCACTTCCACTTCAAGACCTTGCACTTCCTCCTGACCACGGGCCTCCAGGCGCTGCGGGAcgcccagccccggcgctgccgcaggGTCTACCGCGGAGTCAGCGGCGTCCGCTTCGGCGCCGAGCGGCACCGCTCCGTCCGCTTCGGCCACTTCGCCTCCTCGTCGCTCAGGAACGCCAGCGCCTGGCGCTTCGGCCGGGACACCTTCTTCTCCGTGGAGACGTGCTACGGCGCCGTCATCAGGAACTTCTCCTTCTTCCCCGAGGAGGACGAAGTCCTCATCCCGCCCTCCGAGAGCTTCGAGGTCACCGGTGTGGCCCGCGCTGGAGGCCGGGCGATCATCGAGCTCCGCTCCCAGGGCTCCTTCAGCTCCTACAACTGCGAGTTGGTGCAAG AGAAAAGATGCAAGATGCGGCCATGCGTGTTCAGCGCGG GCCGGAGCAGCCTGGCGGCCCCCTCAAGCctctgggggctgctgctggcagtcAACGCCCTGACGGCGACAGGAGGTCCCTGA
- the LOC136991038 gene encoding erythroblast NAD(P)(+)--arginine ADP-ribosyltransferase-like, with amino-acid sequence MERPAPAAVLLLLLVVVVTLVAGVAPRKRDLFPVKEVTLDMAPSSFDDRYRGCAGTMEAELAELNRTEMTGNRVYAEAWASAVSRWGEWRHAGPRPRDLKPQQEMAILAYTMQGPLHGEFNAAVREAGLSRRHYLDHFHFKTLHFLLTTGLQALRDAQPRRCRRVYRGVSGVRFGAERHRSVRFGHFASSSLRNASAWRFGRDTFFSVETCYGAVIRNFSFFPEEDEVLIPPSESFEVTGVARAGGRAIIELRSRGSFSSYNCELVQEKRCKTRPCVFSAATPPSLASSAN; translated from the exons ATGGagcgcccggcgccggccgcggtgctgctgctgctgctggtggtggtggtgacccTGGTGGCCGGCGTCGCCCCACGCAAGCGGGACCTCTTCCCCGTCAAGGAGGTGACGCTGGACATGGCGCCCAGCTCCTTCGACGACCGCTACCGGGGCTGCGCCGGCACCATGGAGGCCGAGCTGGCGGAGCTGAACCGCACCGAGATGACCGGCAACCGGGTCTACGCCGAGGCCTGGGCCAGCGCCGTGTCCCGGTGGGGCGAGTGGCGGCACGCGGGTCCCCGGCCGCGGGACCTCAAGCCGCAGCAGGAGATGGCCATCCTGGCCTACACCATGCAGGGGCCGCTGCACGGCGAGTTCAACGCGGCCGTGCGGGAGGCCGGGCTCTCCCGCCGCCACTACCTCGACCACTTCCACTTCAAGACCTTGCACTTCCTCCTGACCACGGGCCTCCAGGCGCTGCGGGAcgcccagccccggcgctgccgcaggGTCTACCGCGGAGTCAGCGGCGTCCGCTTCGGCGCCGAGCGGCACCGCTCCGTCCGCTTCGGCCACTTCGCCTCCTCGTCGCTCAGGAACGCCAGCGCCTGGCGCTTCGGCCGGGACACCTTCTTCTCCGTGGAGACGTGCTACGGCGCCGTCATCAGGAACTTCTCCTTCTTCCCCGAGGAGGACGAAGTCCTCATCCCGCCCTCCGAGAGCTTCGAGGTCACCGGTGTGGCCCGCGCTGGAGGCCGGGCGATCATCGAGCTCCGCTCCCGGGGCTCCTTCAGCTCCTACAACTGCGAGTTGGTGCAAG AGAAAAGATGCAAGACGCGGCCGTGCGTGTTCAGCGCGG ccactcctcccagtttggcatcgtcagcaaac
- the LOC136991042 gene encoding erythroblast NAD(P)(+)--arginine ADP-ribosyltransferase-like codes for MERPAPAAVLLLVLVLVVLGTLVAGVAPRKRDLFPVKEVTLDMAPSSFDDRYRGCAGTMEAELAELNRTEMTGNRVYAEAWASAVSRWGEWRHAGPRPRDLKPQQEMAILAYTMQGPLHGEFNAAVREAGLSRRHYLDHFHFKTLHFLLTTGLQALRDAQPRRCRRVYRGVSGVRFGAERHRSVRFGHFASSSLRNASAWRFGRDTFFSVETCYGAVIRNFSFFPEEDEVLIPPSESFEVTGVAHAGGRAIIELRSQGSFSSYNCELVQEKRCKTRPCMFSAGRSSLVAPSSLWGLLLAVKALTATGGP; via the exons gctggggACCCTGGTGGCCGGCGTCGCCCCACGCAAGCGGGACCTCTTCCCCGTCAAGGAGGTGACGCTGGACATGGCGCCCAGCTCCTTCGACGACCGCTACCGGGGCTGCGCCGGCACCATGGAGGCCGAGCTGGCGGAGCTGAACCGCACCGAGATGACCGGCAACCGGGTCTACGCCGAGGCCTGGGCCAGCGCCGTGTCCCGGTGGGGCGAGTGGCGGCACGCGGGTCCCCGGCCGCGGGACCTCAAGCCGCAGCAGGAGATGGCCATCCTGGCCTACACCATGCAGGGGCCGCTGCACGGCGAGTTCAACGCGGCCGTGCGGGAGGCCGGGCTCTCCCGCCGCCACTACCTCGACCACTTCCACTTCAAGACCTTGCACTTCCTCCTGACCACGGGCCTCCAGGCGCTGCGGGAcgcccagccccggcgctgccgcaggGTCTACCGCGGAGTCAGCGGCGTCCGCTTCGGCGCCGAGCGGCACCGCTCCGTCCGCTTCGGCCACTTCGCCTCCTCGTCGCTCAGGAACGCCAGCGCCTGGCGCTTCGGCCGGGACACCTTCTTCTCCGTGGAGACGTGCTACGGTGCCGTCATCAGGAACTTCTCCTTCTTCCCCGAGGAGGACGAAGTCCTCATCCCGCCCTCCGAGAGCTTCGAGGTCACCGGTGTGGCCCACGCTGGAGGCCGGGCGATCATCGAGCTCCGCTCCCAGGGCTCCTTCAGCTCCTACAACTGCGAGTTGGTGCAAG AGAAAAGATGCAAGACGCGGCCGTGCATGTTCAGCGCGG GCCGGAGCAGCCTGGTGGCCCCCTCAAGCctctgggggctgctgctggcagtcAAGGCCCTGACGGCGACAGGAGGTCCCTGA
- the LOC136991092 gene encoding neuronal acetylcholine receptor subunit alpha-10-like, producing the protein MAPGVRLPGSLLALCAAGALLAPGCRGAQGKFAYKLLRDLFANYSSALRPVEDTDRALNVTLQITLSQIIDMDERNQVLTAYLWVRQAWLDAFLTWDKDAYDGIDSIRVPSSYVWRPDIVLYNKADDQLSGSMETNVVLRSDGQIMWDSPAITKSSCKVDVSFFPFDGQQCRLTFGSWTYNGNQIDLHNRLDTGDLADFVENVEWEVLGMPATRNVITYGCCSEPYPDVTYTLLLKRRASFYIFNLLLPCIMISFLAPLGFYLPADSGEKVSLGVTVLLALTVFQLLVAESMPPSESVPLIGKYYIATMTMITASTALTIFIMNIHHCGPGAKPVPRWAKKLILHYMARVFFIYEVGENCKSPRHPRTVDGRASKEEPHGMGTGWAEESPGGGSQARGCPRGRCLCHHDALLRNVGYIAGCFRDHRAAQRRAGEWKKVAKVMDRFFMWVFFVMVFFMSVLIVGKAV; encoded by the exons ATGGCGCCCGGCGTCCGGCTGCCCGGCTCGCTGCTGGCGCTGTGCGCGGCGGGCGCCCTCCTGGCCCCAG GCTGCCGAGGAGCCCAAGGGAAATTCGCCTACAAGCTGCTCCGCGACCTCTTCGCCAACTACTCCAGCGCCCTGCGCCCCGTGGAGGACACGGACCGGGCGCTGAACGTCACCCTGCAGATCACCCTCTCCCAGATCATCGACATG GACGAGAGGAACCAGGTGCTCACCGCCTACCTGTGGGTCCGCCAGGCCTGGCTCGACGCCTTCCTCACCTGGGACAAGGACGCCTACGACGGCATCGACAGCATCCGCGTCCCCAGCAGCTACGTCTGGCGGCCGGACATCGTCCTCTACAACAA AGCCGACGACCAGTTGAGCGGCTCCATGGAGACCAACGTGGTGCTCCGCTCCGACGGGCAGATCATGTGGGACTCGCCGGCCATCACCAAGAGCTCCTGCAAGGTGGACGTCTCCTTCTTCCCCTTCGACGGGCAGCAGTGCCGCCTGACCTTCGGGTCCTGGACCTACAACGGCAACCAGATCGACCTCCACAACCGGCTGGACACGGGCGACCTGGCGGACTTCGTGGAGAACGTGgagtgggaggtgctgggcatgcCAGCCACGAGGAACGTCATCACCTACGGCTGCTGCTCGGAGCCCTACCCCGACGTCACCTACACGCTGCTCCTCAAGAGACGCGCCTCCTTCTACATCTTCAACCTGCTCCTGCCTTGCATCATGATCTCCTTCCTCGCCCCGCTGGGCTTCTACCTGCCGGCCGACTCGGGCGAGAAGGTCTCGCTGGGCGTGACGGTGCTGCTGGCCCTCACCGTCTTCCAGCTGCTGGTGGCGGAGAGCATGCCGCCGTCGGAGAGCGTGCCGCTGATCG GGAAGTACTACATCGCCACCATGACCATGATCACGGCCTCCACCGCGCTGACCATCTTCATCATGAACATCCACCACTGCGGCCCGGGCGCCAAGCCCGTGCCCAGGTGGGCCAAGAAGCTCATCCTGCACTACATGGCCCGGGTCTTCTTCATCTACGAGGTTGGGGAGAACTGCAAGAGCCCCCGGCATCCGCGCACGGTGGACGGCAGGGCCAGCAAGGAGGAGCCGCATGGGATGGGGACGGGTTGGGCAGAGGAGAGCCCCGGCGGGGGGAGCCAGGCGCggggctgcccccggggccggTGCCTGTGCCACCACGATGCCCTGCTGAGGAACGTCGGCTACATCGCCGGCTGCTTCCGCGACCACCGGGCAGCTCAGCGCCGCGCCGGAGAGTGGAAGAAGGTGGCCAAGGTGATGGACCGCTTCTTCATGTGGGTCTTCTTCGTCATGGTCTTCTTCATGAGCGTGCTGATCGTGGGCAAAGCCGTCTGA
- the LOC136991091 gene encoding neuronal acetylcholine receptor subunit alpha-10-like: MAPGVRLPGSLLALCAAGALLAPGCRGAQGKFAYKLLHNLFANYSSALRPVEDTDRALNVTLQITLSQIIDMDERNQVLTAYLWVRQAWLDAFLTWDKDAYDGIDSIRVPSSYVWRPDIVLYNKADDQLSGSMETNVVLRSDGQIMWDSPAITKSSCKVDVSFFPFDGQQCRLTFGSWTYNGNQIDLHNRLDTGDLTDFVENVEWEVLGMPATRNVITYGCCSEPYPDVTYTLLLKRRASFYIFNLLLPCIMISFLAPLGFYLPADSGEKVSLGVTVLLALTVFQLLVAESMPPSESVPLIGKYYIATMTMITASTALTIFIMNIHHCGPGAKPVPRWAKKLILHYMARVFFVYEVGENCKSPRHPRTVDGRASKEEPHGMGTGWAEESPGGGSQARGCPRGRCLCHHDALLRNVGYIAGCFRDHRAAQRRAREWKKVAKVMDRFFMWVFFVMVFFMSVLIVGKAV; encoded by the exons ATGGCGCCCGGCGTCCGGCTGCCCGGCTCGCTGCTGGCGCTGTGCGCGGCGGGCGCCCTCCTGGCCCCAG GCTGCCGAGGAGCCCAAGGGAAATTCGCCTACAAGCTGCTCCACAACCTCTTCGCCAACTACTCCAGCGCCCTGCGCCCCGTGGAGGACACGGACCGGGCGCTGAACGTCACCCTGCAGATCACCCTCTCCCAGATCATCGACATG GACGAGAGGAACCAGGTGCTCACCGCCTACCTGTGGGTCCGCCAGGCCTGGCTCGACGCCTTCCTCACCTGGGACAAGGACGCCTACGACGGCATCGACAGCATCCGCGTCCCCAGCAGCTACGTCTGGCGGCCGGACATCGTCCTCTACAACAA AGCCGACGACCAGTTGAGCGGCTCCATGGAGACCAACGTGGTGCTCCGCTCCGACGGGCAGATCATGTGGGACTCGCCGGCCATCACCAAGAGCTCCTGCAAGGTGGACGTCTCCTTCTTCCCCTTCGACGGGCAGCAGTGCCGCCTGACCTTCGGGTCCTGGACCTACAACGGCAACCAGATCGACCTCCACAACCGGCTGGACACGGGCGACCTGACGGACTTTGTGGAGAACGTGgagtgggaggtgctgggcatgcCAGCCACGAGGAACGTCATCACCTACGGCTGCTGCTCGGAGCCCTACCCCGACGTCACCTACACGCTGCTCCTCAAGAGACGCGCCTCCTTCTACATCTTCAACCTGCTCCTGCCTTGCATCATGATCTCCTTCCTCGCCCCGCTGGGCTTCTACCTGCCGGCCGACTCGGGTGAGAAGGTCTCGCTGGGCGTGACGGTGCTGCTGGCCCTCACCGTCTTCCAGCTGCTGGTGGCGGAGAGCATGCCGCCGTCGGAGAGCGTGCCGCTGATCG GGAAGTACTACATCGCCACCATGACCATGATCACGGCCTCCACCGCGCTGACCATCTTCATCATGAACATCCACCACTGCGGCCCGGGCGCCAAGCCCGTGCCCAGGTGGGCCAAGAAGCTCATCCTGCACTACATGGCCCGGGTCTTCTTCGTCTACGAGGTGGGGGAGAACTGCAAGAGCCCCCGGCATCCGCGCACGGTGGACGGCAGGGCCAGCAAGGAGGAGCCGCATGGGATGGGGACGGGTTGGGCAGAGGAGAGCCCCGGCGGGGGGAGCCAGGCGCggggctgcccccggggccggTGCCTGTGCCACCACGATGCCCTGCTGAGGAACGTCGGCTACATCGCCGGCTGCTTCCGGGACCACCGGGCAGCTCAGCGCCGCGCCAGAGAGTGGAAGAAGGTGGCCAAGGTGATGGACCGCTTCTTCATGTGGGTCTTCTTCGTCATGGTCTTCTTCATGAGCGTGCTGATTGTGGGCAAAGCTGTCTGA